Within Elizabethkingia sp. JS20170427COW, the genomic segment CTGTACCACCTCCACGGCCGTTAGACATATAAGCTACTGTACTTAATGTTGATTTTTCAGAGATTTTATAATCCCAGTTCAACATCATTACAGGCTTTGCGTAGTAGTTTGCTCTATCTGCAATGGCAACTCTTGTACCATCTGCTAATGTGCGATATCCCCAATCTGAATTGTATTCTCTGTACGGAGTACCATCATTATCTGGGTTGTATTTGATATAGTTTGCAATAGTGTTAGAATAGTTTCTTTGATTATGCCACTGCGGAGCAGAAGTAATCATAAACTGAATATTATGCTTTTTGTTAGGTTGATATCCTAAAGCAAAGAAATAAGCATAGGATTCATAATCGGTATTTTCTACCCATGTAGAACCTGCCTGTCTGCTCATTAAGAATGAAGAAGACCATCCACTTTGAGATTTACCAGTATTGTAAGCAAATGATGTTTTTAAATAATCATTATTACCTACTCCTAGTCTGATTACCCCTCCTTGTTTCATATCTGAAGCACGAGTAATAAAGTTGATTGTACCCCCAACCGAAGCAATTGCTAATTTAGAAGATCCTAAACCTCTTTGTACTTGCATAGTGCTGGTTACGTCTTGAAGCCCTGTCCAGTTAGAGAAGTAAACAGTACCACCTTCCATATCGTTAACCGGCATACCATTTACCATTACAGCAATGTTTCTAGACTCGAAACCACGAATACTAATTTGTGAATCTCCGAATCCTCCACCTCCTTGTGTTGCATAAACCGAAGGAGTGGTGTTTAAGATTTCTGGAAGCTCTTGGTTTCCTAATCTTTCGGAAATTTGTGTGGCTTTTACTGTAGATACCGCTACTGGAGTTTTTCTATCCTTTGCAATATCCGTTACACCTTTCAAGATTACTTCTTCAATCTCTTTTGAGTTTTTTACAGAATCTTGAACTTGTTGACCGTAATAAACGCTAGCTGTAGATAAGGTAATAACAGCCGCAAGCATGGGTCTTCTAAAATTAATCTTCATATTTTGATTTACTTTACTTTACTTTACTTAATGGCAAATAATTGCGCGACAAAGTTCGGCATTTTATTTTTAACTTACATTAACAAGATGTTAAAATTTTACAGCTTTTAAACTTAAATCAATATTTTTTACCGAATGGGTAAGCGCTCCCGCGGAAATATAATCTACTCCGGTGGCTGCTATTTCTTTTAATCGATCTCTTGTAACGCCTCCTGAAGCTTCCGTTTCGCATCTTCTGTTAATAATCGCAACCGCTTCAGCCATGGTTTCGTTATCCATATTATCCAGCATAATCCTATCTACACCCGGGGTATTTACAGCTTCTTTTACTTCTTCCAAGGTTCTGGTTTCTACTTCTATTTTTAACGGAAGATTTTTTTCTTCTAAATATTCCTTTGCCATTTTTACTGCTTGGGTAATGCTTCCGTTATAATCTATATGATTGTCTTTCAGCATAACCATATCATATAAGCCAAATCTATGGTTAGTTCCCCCTCCAATTGCTACGGCCCATTTTTCACAAATACGGAAGTTAGGAGTAGTCTTGCGAGTATCTAAAAGTTTGGTTTTTGTCCCAACCAATCTCTGATCCCATTCATGTGTCATGGTAGCAATTCCACTCATTCTCTGCATACAGTTGAGCACCAATCTCTCTGTTGATAGTATAGATCTAGCAGAGCCACTTACATAAAGGGCTATATCTCCAACTTTGGCTTGTTCTCCATCTTTTATCTTAATTTCTACCTTCAAATTAGGGTCGAAATAATGAAAGATATATTCAGCCAATTCTACCCCTGCCAAAATACAATCTTCTTTTACTAGAAGTTTTGCAGATTGTTGTAAACCCTCAGGAATAGTTGATAATGTAGAGTGATCACCTGCTTGTAAATCCTCTGTTAATGCATTCTTGATGAATTCATCCAGAATAGTATCTGTAATATATTGTGGTCTTACCATTAGACTATTTTTATTTTTTATGCTTATAATTTCTATTAAAATTTTAAGATTTTGCCTTTGTTGTTATTTATTGAATAATATTTATCAAATCGTTATCTTTTTTACTTATTTAATATTCAATTACTCGCTACAATTGCTTTACTTTTTGTTTATTTTAAATCTTTGTTAAAAAAAGCTCCTTTATTCTCCTTCATAGCTATTGATTGAGTAATGATTAACTCTGCAACACTTACCAAATTTCTCAGTTCTGAAAGTTGAGGAGAAATAATAGAGTAATTATATAACTCGGTAACCACTTCCTGAATTTCGTGATGTTTTTTTAATGCGAGTTGTAATCTAGAATTGCTTCTTACAATTCCTACCAAATCGCTCATCATCTCTTGAAGTTGTTTTCGCAAGTAGCTCACCAGTACCATTTCATCCATAATCGTCATTCCTTCATCATTCCATTCAGGAACCGATTTTAAGTTTTCAAAGTTGAATTGATTTTCTTTTAAGAGCTCTACAGTTTTCATTGCAGCTTCATGACCATAAACTAGACCTTCTAGTAAAGAGTTAGAGGCTAGTCGGTTAGCACCATGTAATCCTGAGTTGGTACATTCTCCTACTGCAAATAGATTATGAATGGAAGTTTGCCCATTCATATCCACTTCTATCCCTCCACAAAGGTAGTGCGCTGCAGGAACAACTGGTATCAATTGTTGAAAAGGGTCTATCCCTTCTTTCAAACATTTTTCATAGATATTAGGGAAATGCTCTTTGAATTTTTGTTGATCCATAGCTCTACAATCTAGCCCAACATAATCATCTCCTAAAATTTTCATCTCATTATCGATAGCTCTGGCCACAATATCACGAGATGCCAATTCCTCCCTTTCATCATATTTATGCATAAAGGCCTGATCTTTTTTGGTTCTTAATTTGGCCCCATCTCCACGTACCGCTTCGGAAATCAAAAATAGCATTCCATCATGTTTGCTGTACAACACCGTTGGATGAAACTGAATATACTGCATATTGGAAACCTTACCTTTGGCACGCGCAACAAAAGCTATCCCATCCCCTGTCGCAATAATAGGATTAGATGTATTTTTATATACATGTCCAGCCCCTCCTGTAGCAACTAAAGTAATCTTGGCGGTAATTTTCTTGATTTCCTTATTTACCTCATCTAAAATATAAGCTCCATAACATTCGATTTCCTCTTCGTTATGCGCTTTATCGAGATGGTGTTGGGTAATTAAATCTATCACGTAATGATAAGGCAATATCTCAATATTAGGATTCTGACTTACCGTTTCCAAAAGAGCTCTCTCTATTTCCCAACCTGTAATGTCTTTGTGATGTACAATTCTGTTTTCGGTATGTCCTCCTTCTCGCCCTAGGGCAAAGTTTCCGTCTTTTTGATCGAAATTTGCACCCCATTCTACAATTTCCTTAAACCTTTCGGGGGCTTTTTCCACCACTAATTTCACCACCTCAGGGTCGTTAACGCCATCTCCTGCTCGTATTGTATCTTCGATATGTTTTGTAAAGTTATCTTGCTCAAAATCAGTTACTACCGCCATGCCCCCTTGGGCATATTTGGTATTGGATTCCTCTTGATCTGCTTTGGTAACAATGGTGATTTTAGTATCGGGAAGTTGTTCAGCAATTTTTATCGCATAAGATAATCCGGAAATCCCGGAACCAATTACCAAAACATCTGTTTTTATCATGGTATTAATATTTTAAATAAAACTTTTCCGTGGAACGCCTTACTTTTTGTAAGTGTTGAAATTCGTCATCTTTAGAACGATATCCTAAAGTAAGAAGAACTGTTGCTGTAAGATTTTGCTCTGGAAGATTAAGGAGTTGGTCTAACATTTCTTTTCTAAATCCTTCCATAGGGCAAGAATCCACTTCCTCTAAAGCACAAGCAAACAACAGATTTCCTAAAGCTATATAGGCTTGTTTTTCTGCCCATGTTTGTTTTTTTTCTTTACTCATCTGCTCGATAAATCCATCAATAGACTTTCGGAAAGGTCCCAACTGATCCAAATTCATATTTCTGCATTCGCAAATACTTTGGAAATATCCATCCACATACTCGTCGTTTAATTGAGTTTCGGTAGCCAAAACAATAACATGTGAGCAAGTGGAAATTTGGTTAGGATTATAAAATGAAGGGATAATTTTAGCAAGAACTTCGTCGGACTCTATTAATATAATCTTATAAGGCTGCAACCCTAAAGAACTTGCACTAAGCCGTGCTGATTCTAAGATATTCTCTATGGTTTTGTCTGCTATTTTTTTGCCGTTAAACTTTTTTACAGAATAACGCCAACGTAATGCCTCTAAGTAATCCATCTTACTTTTGATTTTCTGTTATGCAAAGGTAAAGTATTTTTGGAAAACTATGCAGGTGCTTTAAAATCCAGTATTAAAAGATCATACTGTATCTTTTTATTTTTGATAATACCAAAGTCCTAATGCCGCAATAAAAAAAGTTAATAACAATATTATAAATCCTGAAAAAAAACAATAGTAAATTACTGCTAATAAAAATCTAAAAAATAATATTTTGGGAGATTTAAACTCAAAAAACTGAAAGACAGTCCAAATACTTATGGCTAAACAAATAAGGACATAAATCCAATAAATAGAAATCCCAAAAACAGACTGGAATACTAAAATAACAAAATATATAGCCAATAGTTGCCCAGCAGAAAAACAACTATATACCAGCCATTCTGCATAATTAACTTTATACTTTTTAAAACCTAAATAAAGTCCTAAAGCTGCAATAGGTACTAGAGATAAGATTACAAAAGGAAAGTGTTCCGTCATCCAATCTGCTATATAATTCAAATAAGAAATTAAGCCCTCTTTATCCACATTAGACAAAACATCACTTGGTTCATCTCCCACATCTATGGCAATTTCCTTTTTTATATCATCATTAGAATCTTTAAGAATCACATGCTTTAATAAACTACAAAACCCTGCTATTATCAACACAAACAAAACGGGCTTAAAGTGAGCTTGTCTTTTCCCTTGCAGATACTCACGAATACTCTTACCGGGTTCGGTAAACATTTTTTTCAAAGTAAAAACAATCCCTCCATCTACATGAAAAATACCATGCAAAAACTCGTGCATTAGAAAATGAAAATCTATCCTGCCTACTGTTGATTTTTGACCACAATTAGGACAAAAATTTTGGTTCTCTTGCAAATGCTGATTACAATTTTTGCAATATTCAGAAGAATGATTGTGCATGATGTTAGTTTTTTATAAAATTAATTATTTTTTTCAATCTAAAAACAAAACCTCGAGATTATCCAATAACCTCGAGGTCCTTCCACTTTATTTTCTATGAATTATCTAACTAAATTAGGCCTAGACCATTTAATTTGTTTTTCTTCTGGTAAATCTTTTGGATCTAAATCCACCTCCACAGGCTGAGGAGCTGAAGCAAAAGGTTTTTTAGGCTTCAATCCTAGGATATCCATCAAAGCTTGGTCTGCACTTCTTTCGGGATTAGGAGTGGTCAGTAATTTATCGCCTGAAAAAATTGAATTGGCTCCTGCTAAAAAGCATAAAGCTTGGGCTTCATCACTCATTTCTGTCCTACCCGCAGAAAGCCTTACCTGAGTTTTCGGAAGAACAATTCTGGTGGTCGCAATCATCCTGATCATTTCCCATGAAGAGACTCTTTTCTGTTCTGCCAAAGGAGTTCCTTCCACAGGCACCAAAGCATTTATCGGTACCGATTCGGGTTTAGGATTCAATAAAGATAAAGTGTACAACATCCCTATACGATCTTCTGCAGTTTCGCCCATTCCGATGATTCCACCAGAGCAGATGGTAATTCCCGCATTTCTGGCGTTATCAATGGTTTTCAAACGATCTTCATACCCTCTGGTTGAGATAATTTCACCATAATATTCCTCAGAAGTATCCAAATTATGATTGTAGGCATACAAACCTGCAGCTGCAAGTCGCTTGGCTTGGTTTTCGGTAATCATCCCTAAAGTACAACAGACTTCCATGTCCATTCGATTCACGGTTTTTACCATTTCCAAAACTCTATCAAAATCCTTATTATTTCTCACATTTCTCCATGCCGCTCCCATACAAACTCTAGAACTTCCGGATTCCTTTGCTTGTATTGCTGCTTGTTTCACTTCTTCTACCGTTAGCATATCAGCAGCATTTACCTTGGTATGATATCTTGCAGCCTGCGGACAATAGGCACAATCTTCGGGGCAACCCCCCGTTTTTATAGAAACCAAAGTACTAATTTGTAACTCCTCAGGATTATGATGTTTTCTATGAACTTCCGATGCCCTATGTAAAAGGGTAATCAATGGAAGATGATAAATCTCTTCAATTTCTTGTTTGGTCATTGTTTTCGATGTTTTAAAATCTATTTGTTATTCTGCCACAGGTATCTAAATCCTAAACTAAACCATCTTCCAGGCATTGGCACCGCTCCTGATTCTCTATACTGAGCTTCAAAAATATTGGTAATATCGGAATAGACTACAAAATCTTTCCATTGATAATTCAAGCGAATATCAGTCACATTATATCCCTTGTTAAGCTCCCTCTTCATCCAACGGTTTTCCACCTGAACTGAAAAATCCTGAATGCTATACTGCAATCCTGCAATAAACTGGTGTTTTAGAGATTCTAAAACATATTTGGACTGGTTAGTATCATCTCCATAAATTTTAGGACTTAAAAAATTATAACTTAAGCGATACCCTAATCTTTGATTTTCTCCTAAACTAAAGCTATGTTGAACCCTAGCGTAAAACCCGTGAATTTTATTTTTTCCGAAATTTACTGGTGAATAAGGTACAGAAGCATCAGGTCTTATCCAATCGATAAAATCGGTAATATCTCTGAAGAAGTAGCCCGTTTGTGCAGAAAAGCCTCCTTTGGTATAATTGACATTTGCTTCATATTGCCAAGCATTTTCTGGCTGTACAAAAGGATTTCCGACATTTCCAGGTTTTTGATCTAAATACAAATCGGTAAAAGAAGGTATCCTTTGTCCAGAACCTACAGAAGCTGAAATTTTCCAATGTTGATCTACCATATATGCCATATCCAACCCTGGGTACATCTTCCAACCATAGTCGCTATTGTAATTAACGTAAGCGCCTAAATTTGCCATTAACTTATCGGTTAATTGAGTTTTAAATTCGGCATAAGCCCCATGGTTATCTCTTTCTCTGTCTCCAATATTAGAGCTATTAATTTTTTCCAAACGAGTTTCCCAACCCAATCCAAACTGGCCGATAGAAGTTTTCATATTTCCATTGAGCTCCATCATCAAGGCGTTGGTATAATGTCTGGAACGAGCTACTCCTAAATTATCTTTATAAAAACGATAGTCATCTTCATTGTAGCGGTCGCTAATTCTGGGGCTAATTGTTACATTTCCAAACTGATGTTTAGAAGAAATACTAAACATAGAAGTATTCACAATCTCTTCAGAATTTCTATCACTAGGAGCAGCATAAAAACCATTAGCTCCAAAGTGATTTTTGGTATATCCTGCTAAAGCTTGTATGCTATGATTTTCATTAAAGCGATAAGCCCCATTATAGAAAAACTTATGACCTTCTTGTGCAGAATTGTAACGCTGTCCATTGCTAGAAGTTTTCCCAGCAGAAAACAAATGGCTTTGCTTCTCGGTTCCTAAATTTCCGGTAACTTGTACGCCACCGCCAGTATAAATTCCGCTTCCGTCACCTTCTTCTTTAGATTTAAAAGACGACCCACCAAAAAGATCTACCGCAACAAAAGAGTTTTTAGTTTTTTTCGTTACAATATTAATGGCTCCAGTTAGCGCATTTATTCCGTACACTCTGGCCGCCGCACCTCTCAACACTTCAATATGGTCAATAGCATCCAAAGTAATAGGCAAATTCATCATATTGTGAGCCGTTTGGGAATCTATCATCTTCATTCCGTTCACCAAAACCAAAGTTTGCTCAAAAGAACCACCATCAATGCTGATGTCCGCCTGAGTTCCGAAAGGCCCTCTTTGCTTTACATCTACCCCACCTACGAAAGTCAACAGCTCGTTCAATGATTTTGCAGGAAGTTTTTTAATTTCTTCACTTGTAATTACCTGAACATCCCTAGCCGCTTGGCTAAACGGAATATCCATTCGGTTTCCTTGTAAAATAACTTCTTGTACATCTTTGGTATTTTCCTGGGCATTCATCCCAAAAGCTAAGCTCAACAGAGCAATTGTAAGAACTTTTCTCTTCATATTCAATCTTTTACTTTACATCTGAGAAGCCTTTCCGTTTCATTGAACTACAAAAGGCTTTATTAAAGTTGGCCACTATAATGCTATAGCTCCATACCAACTCCCCCAAATTCAGGGTGCAAAAATTGGATTATAAAACTTAACTTTGCTAGTCCAGTTTAAAGAATATGAGTAGTCCAGAAGAAATCCCCTTTTCCTCTTTTATAAAAATTGATAGAGACCATCATGATGCTATATACTTACAAATCGTGTATCAACTGATTAACGCCATCAAAAGAGGACAACTTTCCGAAGGTAATAAATTACCTGGTAGCAGGCTTCTTGCTCAGGAGTTAGGCGTCCACCGAAAAACCATTATTGCTGCTTTGGACGAACTAAGAGATCAGGACTGGATTGAAACAATCCCTAATATTGGGAGTTTTATTAAAAATCCAGAAAATAAAAACATTGCTAGAGCTAACATTCAGCTCTTTTCTGAACGGTATGGTGAAATTCCTATTTCCCAAAACTACATCTTAGATATACCTACAGAGGATGCTATTTGTCCCCTCCACTTTACCGATGGGCAGCCAGACTATCGCATTATCAAAAGTGAAGAATTGGCCAGGTTCTATTCAGGTGTACTTAGACGAAAACTTCTTAAACAGAAAAGCCTTTATCCTTCCTCTATTTTTTATGAACAACTTTGCAACTATCTTAACTCTACCCGCAATTTTCATTTAGAGAGGAAATATATTCTCAGCTCGGGAACTAGAGAAATCATCCTTAACATCCTTACCCAAATTATTGTAAAAAGAGGAGATTTGGTTTTGGTTTCAGAACTCAACTATTTCTTTGCCAATATGACTTTCCGACAATCTGGAGCCCATGTGCAAACCATCCCAACCATTGATGGAGAAATTAACCTACAATACATCCGAGAGCATTTCCGAAAAGGAGAAATTAGATTGTTGTACTTACAACCTAAATTTCAATATCCAAACACCCAAAGCTTGTCTTCCCGACAACGAAAAGAATTGCTATCACTAGCTCAAGAGTATGAATTTATCATTATAGAGGATGATACCGACCATGAATTTTCTTTTGAAAGAAATCAGAATTTTTCACTCTTCAAAGAAAATAAAAACTCTTGGGTTATCTATTTAGGATCTTTCGGAAGGTTTCTTATTCCTGGTTTCCAATCTTATTTTATGATTGGTGCAGAAAATCTGATTACAGAAGCTAAGAAATATCTAAACTTATTAGGAAATATAGATCTTTATAAAGAACAAGCTCTAGCCGAAATAATCTCCGAAGGAGATATCCACCGATACAGAAGAAAAGTTCAAAAAATATACAAAGAAAGACGTAATCTCTTTGCCCTCTTGCTACAAGAAGCTTTTCAAAAAGAAATTCACTTTCACATACCGAAAGGAGGTTTGGCTTTTTGGCTAGAATTTAACAGTGATATTTCCCTAGTACAATGGGCAGAAAATTGCCAAAAAAGAGGACTTTATATTCCTAAATTTTGCATGTACCAAGATAAAAAGCGTTGTGCTATGCGTTTAGGTTTCGCTCATCTTAACGAAGAGGAAATGCGCCAAGCTATTTCTATTTTCTCCGAAAGTTATTTTGAGATAAAAGGAAGATAAAACATCACATTAACGAGCTTCTTCAACTATTTTGATAGCCAGCCCCCCACTAGGCTTCAAAGGGAAACTTATTTTAGAGGTAGCTTTTATTCTTCTTTTATAAATCTTATAATCTATAACCGATTGGGTATAATCTGCCTTTTCTCCATCTTGATAGATTTCTGCCTGATAAACTTTTCCTTTTGGTAAAAAACTAAAATCTATTATAGCATTCCTAGATTTCTCATTCGTAATACTCCCCACAAACCATTCTGGTTTATTCTTTGTTTTTCTAGCTATGGTAATATATTCCCCAGGTTCTGCTTCCAAGATATAAGAATGGTCCCAGTCCAAAGCAACATCTTTAATAAACTGAAATGCATCTGCATATTTCATATAATTTTCTGGTAAATCAGCTGCCATCTGTAAAGGGCTATACATTACCACATACAACGCTAGTTGCTTTACCAGCGTGGTGCTCAACTTGGCTTTATTCTTCCCATACACCGATAAATCCCCTCGGAAAATCCCAGGAGTATAATCCATAGGCCCTCCTACCAATCGAGTAAAAGGCAGAATAGTTGTATGATTGGGAGGATTGCCATTAAAAGACTCAAATTCTGTCCCTCTTGCAGATTCTTGTGCTATCCAATTAGGGAAAGTCCTATGCAATCCTGTAGGTCTTGCCGCCTCATGAGAGTTGACCATAATTTTATAGTCGGCAGCCTTCTGTGCAACATAAGCATAGTGATTAACCATCCATTGGCTATCATGATATTCACTTCTTGGGATAATAGGTCCTACATAACCCGTTTTCACCAAAGGATAATCGTATTTATTCATTAAACTAAAAGCATCGTTTAAATTCCTCTCATAGTTTATTACTGAAGAGGTTGTCTCATGATGCATAATCATTTTCACCTTTTTCTTTTTTGCATATTCTGAAATTTCAGCAATATCAAAATCTGGATAAGCCTTGGTAAAACTATAAATCTCATCCTTACCATATGCCCAATTATCTTCCCATCCTTCATTCCATCCTTCTACCAAAACTCCATCAAAGCCATGCTCAGCTGCAAAGTCTATATATTTTTTTACATGGGCAGTATTGGCTCCGTGATGATGGTTAGGGCGTAATGTTCGGTAATCCGTAGTACCTATTATAACATCTTGCTGGTTGCTGTATGCCCATGTGGAGCCTCCTCCAGTAAAATATTCCCACCAAACACCAATATACTTCATGGGTTTTATCCATGAGGTGTCCTTAATCACAGAAGGTTCATTAAGATTCAAAATCAATTTAGATTTTAAAATATCTCGAGCATCATCACTCACAATTATCGTTCTCCACGGGCTGTGCTGTTGAGTCTGTAAAAAAGCTAATTCTCCATTCTTATTGGGGGCTAAGTCAGCCTCAAAACTAAATCTTTCATCATCCACTTTTAAGTGCATTGCTGGAAAATTGATTAAGGCTGCTTCATGGATATTCACATACAAACCTTGAGAAGTCTTCAGCATTAAAGGAGTTTGTACTGCCAAATCTTTAGAGGGTGCTTTAGCAGCCAATGGTTCTCTTCTTACTTCTTCTATTTTATGAGCTATTTGGGAAATTTTAGAAATAGTCGTAGGAAATTCATTCGTATCATAATCTGAAGGTAGCCAAAAAGCTTTTGCATTATCCCTTAACACAAATTCTGTAAATTCTTTATCAATCCTAAAATGCCTTAGTCCTTCTTGTATAGGAAATTCATACCTAAAACCTAATCCATCATCATATAATCGGAATCTAATATTCATCTTCCAACCTCTCTTAGATTGTAGTTCTACCAACATTTCTCGATATTGATTTTTGATGCTTTTCTCCTCTCCCATTACAGGTTCCCAAGATTTATCCACATCTGCATTACTAGTGTGGATAAGTGTGAAGTCCTTGGAAAAATCCATATTTCCACTAATCCAAAAACCTAGCTTACTCCTATCGATAACAGGATTCCCTTTGTATGATAATTGGTAAATAGGACGACCTGCTGAATCTAGTTCAAACAATAATTGTAATTGAGAATGGGGAGAATTAAGAGTCTGTCCGTAACAGAATTGTGCTATTAATAACAAGAAAAAAAGCTTCCACTTCATATATTAGATTTGCAAACGAATTTACAATATTTAATAATGATGAAAAAGCTTAAAGCAATCTACAAAAAAAGAGCCTCTTGTAAGGCTCTTTATAAAATATTAAAAACTGACTTCATTAGTCTCCTTTCCTCGCTGGAAAGTCATGGTTTTTTGTTTTCCTTTGTAAGCGATGTTTACCAAATTCATCTGA encodes:
- a CDS encoding glycoside hydrolase family 97 protein: MKWKLFFLLLIAQFCYGQTLNSPHSQLQLLFELDSAGRPIYQLSYKGNPVIDRSKLGFWISGNMDFSKDFTLIHTSNADVDKSWEPVMGEEKSIKNQYREMLVELQSKRGWKMNIRFRLYDDGLGFRYEFPIQEGLRHFRIDKEFTEFVLRDNAKAFWLPSDYDTNEFPTTISKISQIAHKIEEVRREPLAAKAPSKDLAVQTPLMLKTSQGLYVNIHEAALINFPAMHLKVDDERFSFEADLAPNKNGELAFLQTQQHSPWRTIIVSDDARDILKSKLILNLNEPSVIKDTSWIKPMKYIGVWWEYFTGGGSTWAYSNQQDVIIGTTDYRTLRPNHHHGANTAHVKKYIDFAAEHGFDGVLVEGWNEGWEDNWAYGKDEIYSFTKAYPDFDIAEISEYAKKKKVKMIMHHETTSSVINYERNLNDAFSLMNKYDYPLVKTGYVGPIIPRSEYHDSQWMVNHYAYVAQKAADYKIMVNSHEAARPTGLHRTFPNWIAQESARGTEFESFNGNPPNHTTILPFTRLVGGPMDYTPGIFRGDLSVYGKNKAKLSTTLVKQLALYVVMYSPLQMAADLPENYMKYADAFQFIKDVALDWDHSYILEAEPGEYITIARKTKNKPEWFVGSITNEKSRNAIIDFSFLPKGKVYQAEIYQDGEKADYTQSVIDYKIYKRRIKATSKISFPLKPSGGLAIKIVEEAR